One Misgurnus anguillicaudatus chromosome 20, ASM2758022v2, whole genome shotgun sequence DNA segment encodes these proteins:
- the irx4b gene encoding iroquois-class homeodomain protein IRX-4b — protein MSFTQFGYSYTAAPQFLMSSNALGACYESSSGSLLDTGVATTSPNSLYCPVYESRLVASARHDQMPTAVYGNTCSKKHSYDTCSTYGPDSASFYPMSKASEKDGTATGVSRNYHSYDQSIGHYQYDRYGYGSVDIGTRRKNATRETTSTLKTWLQEHQKNPYPTKGEKIMLAIITKMTLTQVSTWFANARRRLKKENKMTWSPRNKTTEEKDCDDQEDIDESQGIKTEQEFNDNSGNEDADQLHSDLEDFDLVESDCSECETKRSSAGSNESLEEPITELPRGVHKCIEARLKPTVPDNQTSEFYLQGQRTTETKPKIWSLAQTATSLNQAGYSSCMHKSQETSCSTHGDADITNRKQESPVDTLRNWVDGIFHDPVFQHTNLNRTFSSSTELWNEVIPPQNNYQEHSGHFSSQLNS, from the exons ATGTCATTCACACAGTTTGGCTATTCATACACTGCTGCACCACAG TTTCTGATGTCATCTAATGCACTTGGCGCTTGCTATGAATCCAGCAGTGGTTCTCTATTGGACACTGGGGTGGCGACTACATCTCCAAACTCGCTTTATTGCCCGGTATATGAAAGTAGGCTTGTGGCCTCTGCGCGTCACGATCAGATGCCCACCGCTGTCTATGGCAACACCTGTTCAAAGAAGCACAGTTATGATACTTGCAGCACGTATGGTCCAGATTCAGCTTCATTTTATCCTATG AGCAAGGCGAGTGAGAAAGATGGAACAGCGACAGGAGTTTCTCGAAACTACCACTCGTACGACCAATCTATTGGACATTACCAGTATGACAGATACGG ATATGGATCCGTGGACATTGGCACAAGAAGGAAAAACGCAACAAGAGAAACAACCAGCACACTGAAGACATGGCTGCAGGAACATCAAAAGAACCCGTATCCCACCAAGGGTGAGAAGATCATGCTGGCCATCATCACTAAAATGACCCTTACGCAGGTGTCCACCTGGTTCGCCAACGCGCGCCGGAGACTCAAGAAAGAGAATAAGATGACGTGGTCACCGCGCAACAAGACAACAGAAGAGAAAGACTGCGATGACCAAGAAGATATCGACGAGTCACAGGGAATAAAGACCGAGCAGGAGTTTAACG ACAACAGTGGAAATGAAGATGCAGATCAACTTCACAGTGATCTGGAGGATTTCGATCTTGTGGAATCTGATTGCTCAGAGTGTGAAACCAAACGATCTTCTGCAGGTTCAAATGAATCTTTGGAGGAACCCATTACCGAACTTCCAAGGGGTGTCCATAAATGTATTGAAGCTCGCCTGAAACCAACTGTTCCAGACAACCAAACGAGCGAGTTCTACCTTCAAGGCCAAAGGACAACTGAGACCAAGCCAAAAATCTGGTCGCTTGCACAGACTGCTACGTCGTTGAACCAAGCCGGTTACTCATCATGCATGCACAAAAGTCAAGAAACGTCTTGCTCTACACACGGTGATGCGGACATTACAAATAGGAAACAAGAATCCCCAGTGGACACTTTGAGAAACTGGGTTGACGGTATCTTTCACGACCCCGTTTTTCAACACACCAATTTAAACCGAACTTTTAGCAGCTCTACAGAGTTATGGAATGAAGTCATACCACCTCAGAATAACTACCAGGAACACTCAGGACATTTTTCCTCTCAGCTTAATTCATAA